The following proteins come from a genomic window of Streptomyces sp. Sge12:
- a CDS encoding PhzF family phenazine biosynthesis protein, whose amino-acid sequence MRIRIVDAFTDRPFHGNPAAVLLLDAAFPPDAWLQQVACEMNLSETAFARPLPPGGDADWALRWFTPAAEVDMCGHATLATAHVLAGDGLATGLIRFSARCGILTAETAADGTITMDFPTSSLTPVPVPASVDHALGGPPILSVHDTADHIGDLVVELADEKTVRELEPDHAALRAFARRGVIVTAPAEDPSLGYDFVSRGFFPAFGIDEDPVTGSAHTALAPFWAERLGRTELTGLQGGARRGLVRVTLAGDRTLLTGRAVTVVDGELLAPPPAAAGAGPAE is encoded by the coding sequence ATGCGCATCCGAATCGTCGACGCCTTCACCGACCGCCCGTTCCACGGGAACCCCGCCGCAGTCCTGCTGCTCGACGCCGCGTTCCCCCCGGACGCCTGGCTCCAGCAGGTCGCCTGCGAGATGAACCTCTCCGAGACCGCCTTCGCCCGTCCCCTGCCGCCCGGCGGGGACGCCGACTGGGCGCTGCGCTGGTTCACCCCGGCCGCCGAGGTCGACATGTGCGGCCACGCCACCCTGGCCACCGCGCACGTCCTGGCCGGCGACGGGCTCGCCACGGGACTGATCCGCTTCTCCGCGCGCTGCGGCATCCTCACCGCCGAGACGGCCGCGGACGGCACGATCACCATGGACTTCCCGACGTCCTCACTGACCCCGGTGCCGGTGCCGGCCTCCGTGGACCACGCCCTCGGCGGGCCCCCGATCCTGTCCGTGCACGACACCGCCGACCACATCGGCGACCTCGTCGTCGAGCTCGCCGACGAGAAGACCGTCCGCGAGCTGGAGCCGGACCACGCCGCCCTGCGCGCCTTCGCCCGGCGAGGGGTGATCGTCACCGCGCCCGCCGAGGATCCCTCACTCGGGTACGACTTCGTCTCCCGCGGCTTCTTCCCGGCCTTCGGCATCGACGAGGACCCGGTCACCGGCAGCGCCCACACCGCGCTCGCCCCGTTCTGGGCGGAGCGGCTGGGCCGCACCGAGCTGACCGGGCTCCAGGGCGGCGCGCGCCGCGGTCTCGTACGGGTGACGCTGGCGGGCGACCGCACCCTGCTGACCGGCCGGGCCGTCACCGTGGTCGACGGCGAGCTCCTCGCGCCGCCGCCCGCGGCGGCCGGGGCCGGACCGGCGGAGTGA
- a CDS encoding DUF5999 family protein: protein MCQHQPACPSAESADREAARPVANHPEQGWSLLCNGVLLFEDTGELLPDGQIIAPHRPLAAA from the coding sequence ATGTGCCAGCACCAGCCAGCCTGCCCGTCAGCCGAATCCGCCGACCGGGAAGCCGCGCGCCCGGTGGCCAACCACCCGGAGCAGGGCTGGAGCCTGCTGTGCAATGGCGTCCTGCTCTTCGAGGACACCGGTGAGCTTCTGCCGGACGGCCAGATCATCGCCCCGCACCGACCGCTCGCGGCGGCGTAG
- a CDS encoding glutamate-cysteine ligase family protein, with amino-acid sequence MGEKVVAGGFDLSDRQRYRRKLHECLEGLERLLAEKRFDRPKNMMGLEIELNLAGADGLPRMVNAQVLERIASPDFQTELGMFNLEVNVLPHRLGGRVFDQLAEELSAGLGYAHRQAAEIDAGVVMIGILPTISRADLVTANLSAVDRYSLLNEQILMMRGEDFTLDIDGVERLVWTSGSIVPEAACTSVQLHLQVTPARFSAVWNAAQVVAAAQIAVGANSPFLFGRELWRESRPPLFTQATDTRPPELQAQGVRPRTWFGERWVDSAYELFAENVRYFPALLPICDEEEPLRVLAEGGVPGLQELVLHNGTVYRWNRPVYGVADGVPHLRVENRVLPAGPTVADVVANAAFYYGLVRTLADEPRPVWTRLPFAEAEANFDAACRYGIDARLRWPRRGRAGGLASVPAVRLVLDELLPMAAAGLDAWGIEPADRDHYLGIIEERCRRRVNGATWQVDTYHRALAGGLERDEALAATTRRYTELMHKGDPVHTWPVGLTEEVAAPVPVVR; translated from the coding sequence ATGGGGGAGAAGGTCGTGGCAGGCGGATTCGACCTGTCCGATCGGCAGCGGTATCGAAGGAAGCTCCACGAGTGTCTGGAGGGACTGGAGCGGCTCCTGGCGGAGAAGAGGTTCGATCGCCCGAAGAACATGATGGGACTGGAGATCGAGCTGAATCTCGCGGGCGCCGACGGGTTGCCGAGAATGGTGAATGCCCAGGTGCTGGAGCGGATTGCGAGTCCGGATTTCCAGACCGAACTGGGAATGTTCAATCTGGAGGTGAACGTCCTTCCGCACCGGCTCGGCGGACGGGTATTCGACCAGCTCGCCGAGGAACTCAGTGCCGGACTGGGCTATGCCCACCGACAGGCCGCGGAGATCGATGCCGGGGTGGTGATGATCGGTATCCTGCCGACGATCTCCCGCGCCGACCTGGTCACCGCGAACCTCTCGGCGGTGGACCGGTACTCGCTGCTCAACGAGCAGATCCTGATGATGCGCGGGGAGGACTTCACGCTCGACATCGACGGCGTCGAACGGCTCGTCTGGACCTCCGGGTCGATCGTTCCGGAGGCCGCCTGCACCTCCGTACAACTGCACCTGCAAGTGACCCCGGCCCGGTTCTCGGCGGTGTGGAACGCGGCGCAGGTGGTGGCCGCCGCGCAGATAGCCGTCGGCGCCAACTCGCCCTTCCTGTTCGGGCGTGAGCTGTGGCGGGAGTCGCGCCCGCCGCTCTTCACGCAGGCCACCGACACCCGGCCGCCGGAGCTCCAGGCGCAGGGGGTGCGGCCGCGCACGTGGTTCGGGGAGCGGTGGGTGGACTCGGCGTACGAACTGTTCGCCGAGAACGTGCGCTACTTCCCGGCCCTGTTGCCGATATGCGACGAGGAGGAGCCGCTGCGGGTGCTCGCCGAGGGCGGAGTACCGGGGTTGCAGGAACTGGTCCTGCATAACGGCACCGTCTACCGGTGGAACCGGCCCGTCTACGGGGTCGCCGACGGGGTGCCGCACCTGCGGGTCGAGAACCGGGTCCTGCCGGCCGGGCCGACGGTCGCCGACGTCGTCGCCAACGCCGCCTTCTACTACGGGCTGGTACGCACCCTCGCGGACGAACCGCGCCCGGTGTGGACCCGGCTGCCCTTCGCCGAGGCGGAGGCGAACTTCGACGCCGCCTGCCGGTACGGGATCGACGCGCGGCTGCGGTGGCCGCGCCGGGGCCGGGCCGGAGGGCTGGCCAGCGTGCCCGCCGTGCGGCTGGTCCTGGACGAGCTGTTGCCGATGGCGGCGGCCGGGCTGGACGCATGGGGCATCGAGCCCGCGGACCGGGACCACTACCTCGGCATCATCGAGGAGCGCTGCCGGCGCCGGGTGAACGGGGCGACCTGGCAGGTGGACACCTACCACCGGGCGCTCGCGGGCGGGCTGGAACGGGACGAGGCACTGGCCGCGACGACCCGCAGGTACACCGAGCTGATGCACAAGGGCGATCCCGTGCACACCTGGCCGGTCGGATTGACGGAGGAGGTGGCCGCCCCGGTGCCGGTCGTGCGCTGA
- a CDS encoding CPBP family intramembrane glutamic endopeptidase yields the protein MGWTQWDGRTESGVRAEPEPVFVGLSEDGRRGLLRTETLLVLALSLGASGVSALISFLGSLTKPGGLKDQAATLNGSYAPGRPWLDLAWQLFGIASALVPVLLVAHLLTREGAPGLRVLGFDRTRPWWDLGRGALVAAGIGSAGLAFYLGARAAGFNLTVVPEALPDVWWKFPVLILSALQNAVVEEIIVLAYLLRRLDQLGWSPTAALVASSVLRGSYHLYQGIGGFIGNMVMGVVFVLAYRRWGRVGPLVAAHALLDIVAFGGYALLAGKVGWLPTP from the coding sequence ATGGGGTGGACGCAATGGGATGGCAGGACGGAGTCGGGCGTGCGGGCGGAGCCGGAGCCGGTGTTCGTGGGGCTGAGCGAGGACGGGCGGCGCGGTCTGCTGCGCACCGAGACACTGCTCGTCCTCGCGCTGTCGCTGGGGGCGAGCGGGGTCTCGGCGCTGATCAGCTTCCTCGGCTCGCTCACCAAGCCGGGAGGCCTCAAGGACCAGGCGGCCACCCTCAACGGGTCGTACGCCCCGGGCCGGCCCTGGCTGGACCTCGCCTGGCAGCTGTTCGGCATCGCGAGCGCCCTGGTGCCCGTACTGCTGGTGGCGCACCTGCTGACCCGCGAGGGCGCCCCCGGGCTGCGGGTGCTCGGCTTCGACCGGACCCGGCCCTGGTGGGACCTCGGCCGGGGCGCTCTCGTCGCGGCCGGGATCGGCAGCGCCGGGCTGGCCTTCTACCTGGGGGCGCGCGCCGCCGGATTCAACCTCACGGTGGTGCCGGAGGCGCTGCCCGACGTGTGGTGGAAGTTCCCCGTACTGATCCTCTCCGCGCTGCAGAACGCCGTGGTGGAGGAGATCATCGTGCTGGCCTACCTGCTGCGCCGGCTCGACCAGCTGGGCTGGTCGCCGACGGCGGCCCTGGTGGCCAGTTCGGTGCTGCGCGGCTCCTACCACCTCTACCAGGGCATCGGCGGCTTCATCGGGAACATGGTGATGGGCGTCGTCTTCGTCCTCGCCTACCGGCGCTGGGGCCGGGTGGGACCGCTCGTCGCCGCCCACGCGCTGCTCGACATCGTGGCCTTCGGCGGGTACGCGCTGCTCGCGGGCAAGGTGGGCTGGCTCCCGACGCCGTGA